In Raphanus sativus cultivar WK10039 chromosome 5, ASM80110v3, whole genome shotgun sequence, the following proteins share a genomic window:
- the LOC108856543 gene encoding ultraviolet-B receptor UVR8: MAEEEMVAVDVTAPPRTVLIISAGASHSVALLSGGIVCSWGRGEDGQLGHGDAEDRPSPTQLSALDDHQIVSVTCGADHTVAYSESRKEVFSWGWGDFGRLGHGNSSDLFTPLPIKALQGIRIKQIACGDSHCLAVTMDGEVQSWGRNQNGQLGLGDTEDSLVPQKIQAFEGIRIKMVAAGAEHTAAVTEDGDLYGWGWGRYGNLGLGDRNDRLVPERVTSASGEKMSMVACGWRHTIAVSYSGALYTYGWSKYGQLGHGDFEDHLVPHKLEALSNSVISQISGGWRHTMALTSDGKLYGWGWNKFGQVGVGDNLDQCSPLQVRFPDDQKVVQVSCGWRHTLAVTERNNVFAWGRGTNGQLGIGESLDRNYPKIIEALSVDGASGQHIESSNFDPSSGKSWVSPAERYAVVPDEKTGQTDGSSKGNGSDMSVPTN, encoded by the exons ATGGCTGAGGAGGAGATGGTGGCTGTTGATGTTACGGCTCCGCCTCGTACTGTTCTCATCATATCCGCCGGTGCTAGCCACTCAGTTGCTCTGCTCT CTGGGGGCATTGTTTGCTCATGGGGTAGAGGAGAGGATGGACAGTTAGGACATGGAGATGCAGAGGACCGACCTTCTCCCACTCAGCTAAGCGCCTTGGACGACCACCAAATCGTTTCAGTTACCTGTGGTGCTGACCACACTGTTGCTTATTCTGAATCACGCAAGGAGGTCTTCAGTTGGGGATG gGGTGACTTTGGGAGATTGGGACATGGGAACTCGAGCGACTTGTTTACTCCACTGCCTATCAAAGCATTGCAAGGTATTCGTATAAAGCAGATTGCCTGTGGGGATAGTCATTGTTTGGCTGTGACTATGGATGGAGAGGTGCAGAG CTGGGGACGCAACCAGAATGGTCAACTTGGTCTTGGTGATACTGAAGATTCTCTAGTGCCTCAGAAGATTCAAGCCTTTGAG GGAATACGAATCAAAATGGTAGCAGCTGGTGCAGAACACACTGCTGCGGTTACAGAAGATGGTGATCTTTACGGATGGGGATGGGGACGATATGGAAATCTGGGATTAGGTGACCGCAATGACCGCTTGGTCCCTGAAAGGGTTACCTCTGCTAGT GGTGAGAAGATGAGCATGGTTGCTTGTGGATGGCGGCACACAATAGCAGTGTCTTATTCTGGAGCATTGTATACTTATGGATGGAGCAAATATGGACAGTTAGGACATGGGGACTTTGAAGATCACCTTGTTCCTCACAAACTTGAAGCGCTGAGCAACAGCGTCATCTCCCAG ATTTCGGGAGGTTGGAGACATACAATGGCATTGACTTCTGATGGGAAACTATATGGATGGGGTTGGAATAAG TTTGGGCAAGTAGGAGTGGGCGATAACTTAGATCAGTGTTCTCCTTTGCAAGTTCGCTTTCCCGACGATCAG AAAGTAGTTCAAGTCTCATGTGGATGGAGGCATACATTGGCTGTGACTGAAAGAAATAATGTATTTGCTTGGGGAAGAGGTACAAACGGACAGCTCGGAATTGGAGAGTCCCTTGACAG GAACTATCCTAAGATTATAGAAGCATTGAGCGTTGATGGAGCAAGTGGACAACATATAGAGTCTTCTAATTTTGATCCATCTTCAG GGAAAAGCTGGGTGTCACCGGCAGAGAGATATGCAGTTGTTCCTGATGAAAAGACA GGTCAAACGGATGGTTCAAGCAAAGGCAATGGAAGTGATATGAGTGTCCCCACAAACTGA
- the LOC108861528 gene encoding amino acid permease 4 — MDVPRPAFKCFDDDGRPKRSGTVWTASAHILTAVIGSGVLSLAWAIGQLGWIAGPAVMLLFSFVTYYSTTLLSDCYRTGDPVSGKRNYTYMDAVQSILGGFRFKICGLMQFLNLFGTTIGYTIASSISMMAIKRSNCFHESGGKNPCHMSSNPYMIMFGVTEILLSTIKDFHQIWWLSTVAAIMSFTYSAIGLALGIIQVAANGVFKGSLTGISIGAVTQTQKIWRTFQALGDIAFAYSYSVVLIEIQDTVRSPPAESKTMKNATRISIAVTTTFYMLCGCMGYAAFGDAAPGNLLTGFGFYNPFWLLDVANAAIVVHLVGAYQVFAQPIFAFVEKQAAARFPDSDLVTKEFEIRFPGIRSPYKVNVFRTVFRSCFVVLTTVISMLMPFFNDVVGILGALAFWPLTVYFPVEMYIKQRKVERGSMKWVCLQMLSCGCLVVTVVAGVGSVVGVMLDLKVYKPFKTTY; from the exons ATGGATGTTCCTCGGCCAGCTTTCAAATGTTTCGATGATGATGGTCGACCTAAGAGATCAG GGACGGTTTGGACCGCGAGTGCGCATATTTTAACCGCTGTAATTGGATCTGGTGTTCTATCGCTGGCATGGGCCATAGGTCAACTAGGTTGGATCGCTGGTCCTGCAGTGATGTTATTGTTCTCTTTTGTCACTTACTACTCTACCACTCTTCTCAGTGATTGCTACAGAACCGGAGATCCTGTTTCCGGAAAGAGAAACTATACTTACATGGATGCTGTCCAATCAATCCTCG GTGGGTTTAGGTTCAAGATTTGCGGTCTGATGCAGTTCTTGAATCTTTTCGGTACCACGATCGGGTACACTATCGCATCATCTATAAGCATGAT GGCTATCAAGAGATCCAACTGTTTCCACGAGAGCGGAGGGAAGAACCCATGTCACATGTCAAGCAATCCGTACATGATCATGTTTGGTGTGACTGAGATCTTGCTCTCTACGATCAAAGACTTCCACCAGATTTGGTGGCTTTCCACAGTTGCAGCCATCATGTCTTTCACATACTCTGCAATCGGTTTAGCTCTCGGTATCATTCAAGTTGCAG CAAATGGAGTCTTCAAGGGAAGTCTCACTGGAATAAGCATCGGAGCAGTGACTCAGACACAGAAGATATGGAGAACGTTCCAAGCACTCGGAGACATTGCCTTTGCTTATTCATACTCTGTTGTCCTTATCGAGATTCAAGACACGGTAAGATCTCCACCAGCTGAATCAAAAACGATGAAGAACGCCACAAGAATAAGCATCGCCGTGACGACTACGTTTTACATGCTGTGTGGTTGCATGGGCTACGCTGCTTTCGGAGATGCTGCACCAGGAAACCTCTTAACCGGGTTCGGTTTCTACAACCCGTTTTGGCTCCTCGACGTGGCCAACGCCGCCATCGTTGTCCACCTCGTAGGAGCTTACCAAGTCTTTGCTCAGCCTATTTTCGCATTTGTCGAAAAACAAGCAGCAGCTAGGTTTCCTGACAGTGACTTGGTAACCAAGGAATTCGAAATCAGGTTCCCTGGAATTAGGTCACCGTACAAAGTCAACGTTTTCAGAACAGTTTTCCGGTCTTGTTTTGTGGTTTTGACCACCGTGATATCTATGCTTATGCCGTTTTTCAACGACGTCGTGGGGATATTGGGAGCATTAGCGTTTTGGCCTTTGACGGTTTATTTTCCCGTGGAGATGTATATAAAACAGAGGAAAGttgagagggggagtatgaagtgGGTTTGTCTGCAGATGTTGAGCTGTGGTTGTTTGGTGGTTACAGTGGTTGCTGGAGTTGGCTCAGTCGTCGGAGTAATGCTTGATCTTAAGGTTTACAAGCCCTTCAAGACTACTTATTAA
- the LOC108862225 gene encoding probable glucan 1,3-alpha-glucosidase: protein MKRGTKMRSLLFVLSLLCFASQTALSWKKEEFRSCDQTPFCKRARSRAPGACSLIASDVSIADGDLVAKLLPKIANQSDEDQIKPLVLSLSVYADRIVRLRIDEDHTLNPPKKRFRVPDVVVSELEEKKIWLQKVATETIAGDATPSSVVYVSDGYEAVVRHEPFEVFVRERSGDRRRVVSLNSHGLFDFEQLRKKGEGDNWEEKFRTHTDSRPYGSQSISFDVSFYDSSFVYGIPEHATSFALKPTKGPGVEESEPYRLFNLDVFEYEHESPFGLYGSIPFMVSHGKSGKTSGFFWLNAAEMQIDVLANGWDAESGIALPSGESRIDTLWMSEAGIVDTFFFVGPEPKDVVKQYASVTGTSAMPQLFATGYHQCRWNYKDEEDVAQVDSKFDEHDIPYDVLWLDIEHTDGKRYFTWDSALFPNPEEMQKKLAAKGRRMVTIVDPHIKRDDSYFLHKEATQMGHYVKDSSGKDFDGWCWPGSSSYIDMLSPEIREWWGGRFSYKNYVGSTPSLYIWNDMNEPSVFNGPEVTMPRDALHVGGVEHREVHNAYGYYFHMATSDGLVMREEGKDRPFVLSRAIFPGTQRYGAIWTGDNTAEWEHLRVSIPMLLTLGLTGITFSGADIGGFFGNPEPELLVRWYQVGAYYPFFRGHAHHDTKRREPWLFGERNTELMRDAIHTRYTLLPYFYTLFREANVTGVPVVRPLWMEFPQDEATFSNDEAFMVGNALLVQGVYTKGTTHASVYLPGKESWYDLRNGKTYVGGKTHKMDAPEESIPAFQRAGTIIPRKDRFRRSSSQMDNDPYTLVVALNSTQEADGELYIDDGKSFEFRRGSYIHRRFIFSNGVLTSTNLAPSQGSLSSRCLIDRIILLGHTSGPKSALVEPLNQKAEIEMGPLRMGGLVASSGTKVLTIRKPGVRVDQDWTVKVL, encoded by the exons ATGAAACGAGGAACCAAAATGAGATCTCTTCTCTTTGTACTATCACTGCTCTGCTTCGCCTCGCAAACAGCACTTTCATGGAAGAAGGAGGAGTTTCGCAGCTGCGACCAGACTCCGTTCTGCAAACGCGCTCGATCCCGTGCTCCCGGCGCGTGTTCTCTCATCGCAAGCGATGTCTCAATCGCCGATGGAGATCTCGTAGCCAAGCTCCTACCAAAAATCGCTAACCAAAGCGACGAGGATCAGATCAAGCCGTTGGTGCTCTCCCTCTCGGTTTACGCCGATCGGATCGTGCGGCTAAGGATCGACGAGGACCACACGCTGAATCCGCCGAAGAAGAGGTTCAGAGTTCCCGACGTGGTGGTCTCCGAGCTCGAGGAGAAGAAGATCTGGCTGCAGAAAGTAGCCACGGAGACGATCGCCGGAGACGCTACTCCTTCTTCGGTGGTCTACGTCTCCGATGGATACGAGGCGGTGGTGAGGCACGAGCCGTTCGAGGTCTTCGTCCGCGAGAGATCAGGCGATCGACGTCGCGTCGTGTCCTTGAACTCCCACGGCTTGTTTGATTTTGAGCAGCTGAGGAAGAAAGGTGAGGGAGATAACTGGGAGGAGAAGTTTAGGACTCATACGGATTCGAGACCGTATGGTTCTCAGTCTATTAGCTTTGACGTTTCGTTTTATGATTCCAGTTTCGTTTATGGGATACCTGAACACGCCACTAGCTTCGCCTTGAAGCCTACCAAGGGTCCTGGAGTCGAGGAGTCTGAACCTTATAGGCTATTTAACCTAGATGTCTTTGAGTACGAGCACGAATCACCGTTTGGGCTTTACGGATCGATCCCATTCATGGTTTCGCATGGGAAATCTGGTAAAACTTCGGGGTTTTTCTGGTTAAATGCTGCGGAGATGCAGATTGATGTTCTGGCTAACGGATGGGACGCGGAGAGTGGTATTGCATTGCCTTCTGGTGAGAGTAGGATTGATACGTTGTGGATGAGCGAGGCGGGGATTGTGGACACGTTCTTTTTCGTAGGGCCTGAGCCGAAGGATGTTGTGAAGCAGTATGCAAGTGTGACAGGTACTTCAGCGATGCCTCAGTTGTTTGCTACTGGTTATCACCAGTGTAGGTGGAACTACAAGGATGAGGAGGATGTGGCGCAGGTGGACTCGAAATTCGATGAGCATGATATTCCTTATGATGTTCTCTGGCTTGACATCGAGCATACAGATGGGAAGAGATACTTTACGTGGGATAGTGCGTTGTTTCCGAATCCGGAGGAGATGCAGAAGAAACTGGCTGCAAAGGGTAGGCGGATGGTGACAATTGTGGATCCTCATATCAAGAGGGATGACTCCTACTTCTTACATAAAGAGGCTACTCAGATGGGACACTATGTCAAGGATTCGTCTGGAAAGGACTTTGATGGTTGGTGCTGGCCTGGTTCATCATCTTACATTGATATGTTGAGTCCAGAGATTAGAGAATGGTGGGGTGGGAGGTTCTCGTATAAGAACTATGTTGGTTCAACTCCGTCCTTGTACATATGGAATGACATGAATGAGCCTTCCGTATTCAATGGTCCAGAG GTTACTATGCCAAGGGATGCATTACATGTTGGTGGTGTTGAACACAGGGAAGTTCATAACGCTTATGGATATTACTTTCACATGGCAACTTCCGATGGGCTTGTTATGCGTGAAGAAGGAAAAGATAGGCCTTTTGTATTGTCAAGAGCAATCTTTCCTGGTACTCAAAGATACGGAGCAATTTGGACGGGAGACAACACAGCCGAGTGGGAACACCTTAGAGTCTCTATTCCAATGTTATTGACACTTGGTCTAACTGGAATCACATTCTCAG GAGCTGATATTGGTGGATTCTTTGGAAATCCTGAACCAGAACTACTAGTTAGGTGGTACCAAGTCGGTGCTTACTATCCATTTTTCAGGGGTCATGCTCATCATGACACCAAAAGACGAGAGCCTTGGTTGTTTGG TGAACGGAATACAGAACTCATGAGAGATGCCATACACACTCGTTACACGCTGCTCCCATACTTTTACACGTTATTTAGAGAAGCCAATGTCACAGGTGTGCCAGTTGTACGTCCATTATGGATGGAATTCCCACAAGACGAAGCTACTTTTAGCAACGATGAAGCTTTCATGGTCGGTAATGCTCTATTAGTGCAAGGAGTTTACACTAAG GGAACAACACATGCTTCCGTGTATTTGCCTGGCAAAGAATCATGGTATGACCTGAGAAACGGAAAGACATACGTTGGAGGCAAGACTCACAAGATGGATGCTCCGGAAGAAAGCATTCCTGCGTTTCAAAGGGCGGGAACTATTATCCCGAGGAAAGACCGTTTCCGTCGAAGTTCTTCTCAAATGGACAATGATCCTTATACTCTG GTGGTAGCTTTGAACAGTACTCAAGAAGCAGATGGTGAACTCTACATTGACGATGGAAAAAGCTTTGAATTCAGACGAGGCTCTTACATCCACCGCCGCTTCAtcttctccaatggtgttcttaCATCAACGAACTTAGCTCCTTCACAAGGTAGCCTCTCTTCCCGATGTTTGATCGACAGAATTATCCTCTTGGGACACACCTCTGGTCCGAAATCTGCACTGGTCGAACCTTTGAATCAGAAGGCTGAGATTGAGATGGGACCATTGCGAATGGGTGGGCTAGTGGCTTCCTCCGGTACAAAGGTCTTGACTATCCGCAAACCAGGTGTCCGAGTGGACCAAGACTGGACCGTTAAGGTTCTGTGA
- the LOC108861625 gene encoding uncharacterized protein LOC108861625: MMPEKTVVTSETSKSSPLNPSSTRTICHVCNKQFAQYTCPRCNFRYCSLPCYKSHSVQCTESFMRENVVDELRQFRSDDQTKTKMLEILKRFHQEEEEDDDDEIMTDGEGSSSTLPEETIRKILAGDEISFDDLSLEERKGFQRALASGELSKMIEPWDPWWLRSSAQRISLGAQGKQLVQCVEEEEDDKGATFVSEIPRGPYTPLMSLSKLSSTMPSPLLPIHLVDVLYSYCFTLRIYNGEWQSDSLGAATMVMSVSSVLGQNAQPGTMKEVLSFCLEQTCSSAYKSLGGGLKFGLNLVDDVIHLLSLGNGALVCLLCDLQRLILGAIQEVKSSGRDLKKKLKLADRKVFFMMCWVNEQTPEVWQALESSVRAEKNSIVELNDHKGFRDVKEKDHTRKGGVVIEEIE; the protein is encoded by the coding sequence ATGATGCCGGAGAAGACGGTAGTTACATCGGAGACTTCAAAGTCGTCTCCTTTAAACCCATCTTCGACGCGGACTATCTGCCATGTTTGCAACAAGCAGTTCGCGCAGTACACGTGTCCTCGCTGCAACTTCCGCTACTGCTCTCTTCCCTGTTACAAATCCCACAGCGTCCAATGCACCGAGTCCTTCATGAGAGAGAACGTTGTTGACGAGCTGCGGCAATTTCGCTCCGACGATCAAACGAAGACTAAGATGCTCGAGATTTTGAAACGGTttcaccaagaagaagaagaggacgaTGATGATGAGATCATGACGGATGGCGAAGGTTCGAGTTCGACGCTACCGGAGGAAACTATTCGGAAGATTCTTGCAGGAGATGAGATCAGTTTTGATGATCTGAGCTTAGAAGAGAGGAAAGGGTTTCAAAGAGCGTTAGCTTCTGGAGAGCTTAGCAAAATGATTGAGCCATGGGATCCTTGGTGGCTACGCTCTTCAGCTCAAAGGATCTCTCTTGGGGCTCAAGGTAAACAGTTGGTACAATgcgttgaagaagaagaagatgataaagGAGCAACCTTTGTGAGCGAAATACCTCGAGGGCCTTATACACCTCTGATGTCGCTAAGCAAGCTTAGCTCCACGATGCCATCTCCGTTGTTACCAATCCACTtggttgatgttttatatagttACTGTTTCACTCTTCGTATATATAATGGAGAATGGCAATCTGATTCGTTGGGTGCAGCGACCATGGTTATGAGTGTTTCATCAGTGTTAGGTCAGAATGCACAACCTGGGACTATGAAGGAAGTGTTGTCGTTTTGTTTGGAACAGACGTGCTCTTCAGCTTATAAGAGCCTCGGTGGTGGTCTGAAATTCGGATTGAATCTGGTTGATGATGTGATTCACTTGCTTTCTCTTGGCAATGGAGCTCTGGTGTGCTTGCTCTGTGATCTCCAGAGGTTGATTCTTGGTGCAATACAGGAAGTGAAATCATCAGGGCGTGATCTGAAGAAGAAACTAAAGCTTGCAGATAGGAAAGTTTTCTTCATGATGTGTTGGGTCAATGAGCAGACTCCAGAAGTGTGGCAAGCGTTGGAATCATCGGTGAGGGCAGAGAAGAACTCGATTGTTGAGCTTAACGATCACAAAGGGTTTAGAGACGTGAAGGAGAAAGATCATACACGAAAAGGCGGTGTGGTAATCGAAGAGATAGAATGA
- the LOC108861622 gene encoding beta-galactosidase 10 has translation MKLATKSIASPAILVLAFVFLFSLKATAAANVTYDHRSLSVGGRRQLIISAAIHYPRSVPAMWPSLVQTAKEGGCNAIESYVFWNGHEPSPGKYYFGGRYDIVKFIKTVQQAGMHMILRIGPFVAAEWNYGGVPVWLHYVPGTVFRQDNEPWKHYMESFTTYIVNLLNKEKLFAPQGGPIILSQVENEYGYYERDYGEGGKRYAQWSAFMAVSQNIGVPWMMCQQWDAPATVISTCNGFYCDEFTPNTADKPKIWTENWPGWFKTFGGRDPHRPAEDVAYSVARFFQKGGSVHNYYMYHGGTNFGRTSGGPFITTSYDYEAPIDEYGLPRLPKWGHLKNLHKAIMLSENMLIGGEHRNFSLGPSLEADVYTGSSGSCAAFLSNSDDKNDKTAVFQNMTYHLPAWSVSILPDCKTEVFNSAKVTAKSSKVEMLPEDLKSASGLKWQVFSEKPGIWGEADFVKNELVDHINTTKDTTDYLWYTTSITVGDSEEFLKKKTRPVLFIESKGHTLHVFINKEYLGTATGNGTHVPFKLKKSVPLKAGENNIDLLSMTVGLSNAGSFYEWVPAGLTSVSIEGLNSGTLNLTHSKWSYKLGVQGEHLGLFKPGNSGAVKWTVTAKPPKKQPLTWYKVIIDPPSGSEPVGLDMISMGKGMAWLNGEEIGRYWPRIARKNAPNDECVKECDYRGKFMPDKCNTGCGEPSQRWYHVPRSWFKPSGNELVIFEEKGGYPTKIKLSRRKVSEV, from the exons ATGAAGCTAGCTACTAAAAGCATTGCTTCACCGGCGATTCTGGTGCTGGCGTTTGTGTTTCTCTTCTCGTTGAAAGCTACTGCGGCGGCGAATGTTACCTACGACCACCGTTCCCTTTCAGTAGGCGGTCGCCGTCAGCTCATTATCTCCGCCGCCATTCATTATCCGAGAAGTGTTCCAGCT atgtGGCCATCACTTGTTCAAACAGCGAAAGAAGGAGGCTGCAACGCAATAGAGTCTTACGTGTTTTGGAATGGCCATGAGCCTTCTCCTGGAAAG TACTATTTTGGTGGACGGTATGATATAGTGAAGTTCATCAAGACTGTTCAGCAAGCTGGCATGCATATGATTCTGCGTATTGGCCCTTTTGTTGCTGCTGAGTGGAACTATGG GGGAGTTCCGGTTTGGCTGCATTATGTGCCAGGAACAGTCTTCAGGCAAGATAACGAGCCATGGAAG CATTACATGGAGAGTTTCACGACCTATATAGTAAACCTACTGAATAAAGAGAAGCTTTTTGCACCACAGGGCGGTCCAATAATCTTGTCTCAG GTGGAAAACGAGTATGGGTATTATGAGCGTGATTACGGAGAAGGAGGGAAGCGGTATGCTCAATGGTCTGCTTTCATGGCTGTTTCACAGAACATTGGTGTTCCATGGATGATGTGCCAGCAATGGGATGCTCCTGCCACTGTG ATTAGTACCTGCAATGGCTTTTACTGTGACGAATTCACACCTAATACAGCTGATAAACCCAAGATATGGACTGAGAACTGGCCTGGATG GTTTAAAACTTTTGGAGGCAGAGACCCGCATAGACCAGCAGAGGATGTGGCTTACTCTGTTGCTCGTTTTTTCCAGAAAGGTGGAAGTGTCCATAACTACTACATG TATCATGGAGGAACAAACTTCGGACGTACCTCAGGAGGACCATTCATCACAACAAGCTATGACTATGAAGCTCCGATCGATGAGTACG GATTGCCAAGATTACCAAAATGGGGACACCTTAAGAATCTCCACAAAGCTATAATGCTCTCTGAAAACATGCTGATCGGTGGCGAGCATCGGAATTTTTCGTTAGGCCCTTCACTCGAGGCTGATGTGTACACAGGTTCTTCAGGGAGCTGTGCTGCGTTTCTGTCAAACTCGGATGATAAAAACGACAAGACGGCTGTGTTTCAAAACATGACATACCACTTACCTGCTTGGTCAGTTAGCATTCTACCTGACTGCAAAACCGAGGTTTTCAACTCTGCaaag GTAACTGCGAAGTCCTCTAAGGTAGAAATGTTACCTGAAGATTTGAAATCGGCATCAGGTCTTAAATGGCAAGTGTTCTCAGAGAAGCCAGGTATATGGGGAGAAGCAGACTTTGTGAAAAATGAACTCGTTGATCATATCAACACCACAAAGGACACAACTGACTATCTTTGGTACACAACAAG TATAACAGTCGGTGACAGTGAAGAGTTTCTGAAGAAGAAAACTCGTCCGGTTCTCTTTATTGAATCAAAGGGGCATACTCTTCATGTTTTCATTAACAAAGAGTACTTAG GAACTGCGACAGGGAATGGAACTCATGTGCCCTTCAAACTCAAGAAATCAGTTCCTCTCAAAGCGGGAGAAAACAATATTGATCTGCTTAGCATGACCGTTGGTCTTTCG AATGCAGGGTCCTTCTATGAATGGGTTCCAGCCGGACTTACAAGCGTCTCAATTGAAGGACTCAACAGTGGCACATTGAACTTGACACATAGCAAATGGTCCTACAAG CTCGGAGTGCAAGGAGAGCATCTAGGTCTGTTCAAGCCAGGTAACTCTGGTGCTGTCAAATGGACTGTTACTGCAAAACCTCCCAAGAAACAACCTTTGACTTGGTATAAG GTTATCATAGACCCACCTTCTGGAAGTGAACCGGTTGGGCTTGATATGATCAGTATGGGGAAAGGCATGGCTTGGCTAAACGGTGAAGAGATTGGAAGATACTGGCCCAGGATTGCTAGAAAGAACGCTCCAAATGATGAATGCGTTAAAGAATGTGACTACAGAGGGAAATTTATGCCGGATAAATGCAACACTGGATGTGGAGAGCCATCTCAAAGATG GTATCATGTTCCACGCTCATGGTTTAAGCCTTCCGGGAATGAGCTTGTGATCTTCGAGGAGAAAGGTGGCTATCCCACGAAGATAAAGCTGTCTAGACGAAAAGTCTCAGAGGTTTGA